From the Parcubacteria group bacterium genome, the window CCGCATCGCGCATCCTCATCTGGTCCTGTGTCAGATCTTTGGCCGCAACAGTGCCACATGAACAAAAAAACAGCAACAGCATTATGATCAAGTGCATAACATTCCCTCTTATATTGATCTTTTAAAAAACGGTATATTTCCCCTATCTATCCATAATTCCGCCTACGTGTGGCTCCTATCACACTAATGCAACAAAAGAACGAACATCCAGGTAAGGAGGAGATAACCTGCACATTCCCCACTGTAGACGGAACTATGGACATATATTATGCTGGAAGGTAGTGAATTATGATAACAAAATTACTTCATTATGTCAATATCACGCACACCATCACTTTCTGACCACTCCTACGTCAATGCATTCAATGTGATCCCCGGCATTGGCGCACAAAAACTCTTTCTTCTTTCCAATTATTTTGATTCTTTTGCAGATGCATGGATTGCACCTGTTGATCAATTGATTGAAACGGGATTTTCTCCAAAGCTCGCCGACAGTGTCGTTGCATACAGATCACAGATCGACCCGTCTGCCACATGGCAAAGAGTGGCGCAGAGTGACGCACAACTGCTTACGGTCAAAGACCCACGATTTCCCGTGAGATTACGTGAGATCGACCATCCGCCATTTTGTCTTTATGTCCGTGGCAATATCGATCTCCTATCATCGCCATCTGTCGCAATCGTCGGATCACGCAAGGTCAGTGAGTATGGCACGCGCGCAACAACACTCTTGGCCGGTGAGATCACGCGCAGTGGCATCACGATCGTTTCAGGACTTGCTCTCGGCACCGATGCACTGGCGCATCGCGCCACACTGGAAAATAACGGACCCACAATAGCCGTGATCGCAGGTGGCGTGGATGACGACGCAATTGCCCCGCGATCACATCTCTCGCTGGCGCGCAAAATCCTCGCACGTGGCGGTGCGATCATTTCTGAATACCCTATCGGGACGACACCAAGCCGTGGCACATTTCCGGCACGCAATCGCCTCATGGCAGGATTATCCGTCGCCACGATCATCATCGAGGCCGCCAAAGATTCCGGTACATTGATCACTGCCGCGCACGCATCACAATTTCAGAGGAAAGTTTTTGTCGTCCCCGGATCGATCTTTGCAACACATGCCTATGGATCAAATCATTTGCTCCGCAATAACATCGCAAAGCCCGTCCTCTGTGCAAACGACGTCCTCTGTCTATTCCATAAAAACAAAAAATACACAGGAGAAAATATCTCTCCAACATTTTCCTCAACAGAAGAAAAAGATTTGTACGAACACATCAAAAAATATCCCGATGGCATCCAGATCAACCGTCTCATCAAGGAATCACCCCTTGATACAATAACCATCTCCAGCACATTGACCATGCTTGAAATTGGCGGCACGATCAAAAACATCGGCAACCAAACATACGTCGTCACATAAAAATTCGATAATTATTTTCACTCCTCATCCCATCCCCTACCTTATTTGGTGATCACGTTTTTTCCTCCCGGCATATATGATCGCAAGACCTCCGGTACGATCACACTGCCATCTGCTTGTTGATAGTTTTCCAATACAGCGATAAACGGCCGCGGTGACGGTAATACGGTGTTGTTGAGCATGTAGACATATTTTTTCTTGCCGTCTTTATCCTTGTAGCGCACATTCAAACGACGCGACTGCCAGTCAAGGAAATTGGATGCACTTGCCGTCTCACCCCACCGATCCATGCCGGGCATCCATGCTTCGAGGTCAAACATGCGGTATTTCCCCGCACTCATATCCCCTGTACAGATCGCCAATTTGCGATACGGAAGACCTAATTCTTGATGGATCTCCTCGGAGATCGCCACCATTTCTTGTTGGATTTTTTCTGTCAGATCGACATCAGCCGGTGCAAGCACAACTTGCTCGATTTTCATGAATTCATGTACACGATACATACCTTTGGTATCTTTGCCATAACTGCCGATCTCGCTGCGATAACACTGGCTATACCCGCAAAGTTTCATCGGAAGTTGTGACTCATCTAAAACCTCATCGGCGTAATACGCAAGCAATGATGGCTCTGCCGTACCAACCAAAAATTTCTTTTCTTTGGCATCCGCACCGTCTGCCGTTTTACTTTTTGATGCAACCTGATAGATCTCATCAATTTCTTGATCGTATTCCGTCCCTTTGAAATATCCACTGCCAAAAAGTGCAAATTCTTTGACCAGTGTCGGCGGGATCATCGGTGTGAACCCTTTGGAGATGATCTTGTGAAGTGCATACATCATGAGCGCCATTGTCAATGCCGCGCCATCACCCTTGAGATAATATCCACGATAACCCGCGACCTTTGCGCCACGTTCAAAATCAATGATGTCCAAATCTCTCCCGAGAGTAATGTGATCCTTGGGCACAAAATCAAACTGCGGTTTCTCACCTTTTTCATAGACCACAACATTCTCACTCTCATCTTTGCCACGTGGCACATCATTGGCATGCACTGTCGGCACTTGCACCATAAGCGCGTCAAACTCTTTTTGTAACTTTTGTAAGACAGGCTCCTTTTGTTCCGATTGCTCTTTGACTACTTTCCCCTCCACAATGATCGCCGGACGTTCATCTGCAGTTGCTTTTTTCATGCGATCATTAAGCACATTTTTCTGCGCCTGAAGCGCTTCGATCTCTTGCATGAGTGCACTGCGTTCCTTGTCCACTGCAAGTAAACCCTTGATAGAAATCGTAAGATTTTTTTCTTGAGCCGCTTTTTGCACTGCTTCTGCGTTGTCACGAATATATTTGATGTCTAACATAGCTAAAGTTCTAAAGTTTATGAAGTTAAAAGTTTATAAAGTGAAAATGTGTCATCTTGAACCCTGCCTACCGGCAGGCAGGTCGTTTCAGGATCTCAATCACAATGACCCTGACAAATCCCTCCATTCATTATTGAATTCTGTTATTAAATTAATTTTCCATTCCCTATGCCAATTTTTCAACTGCTTTTCACGCCTCAATGCACTGAATACATCTTCCGTTTGTTCGTAATATACTAATTTATCTATATTATATTTTTTTGTGAATCCTTCTGCTAATTTATTTTTGTGTTCATATATCCTTTTCTGTAAATTTCCCGTTACGCCAATATAAAAAACTTTATTATGTTGATTCGTAAGAATATAAACACAATATTGTTTCATAGCTATATATGCTCTACACTACTATATTTGAGATCCTGAAACGACCTGCCTGCCGGTAGGCAGGGTTCAGGATGACAACATGAATAAAACCTTACTGCAATGGTAGCAAAGAATATGCCTATTTGCAAAAATCCTACCGTCAAGTTATAAAATCAAATTGATAATATACAAAGTAAAATAAAAGAAGCTTGACTGAATTGTTTTTCGGCAAGCTTCTTTGGCGGCATTATGCATCGACCCAAAACCTCTCTCCTTTTTCAAAGAGATAAATTTTTCAATGCCTAAACCCTTCGCTTCTATATCGGATCGTTCGCCAGCAACGCATAAGACATATTGTTATTCTGATCGTACTCTGAAAATAAATTTTTATCAACAAAAAAACGACAAATAAATGTCGTCTTCAGAGTCAATTTCCAAATTTACCAAATCTGACAAACTTAGAAATTGGGAGAAGGAACTTTTTTGAAGTTCCTTCTCCAGAACATCATGGTTTACTACGTTGAAGCGCTTCGCCTACTGCAGGTCGGTTTTGGCCTTGGCGGAAAGACTCTTTGTAGGGTCGATTTTGGCGAGCAACACTCGAAGTTTGCCCTTTACCGACCAGGATCGAGCACTCAGGATTTTCCAAAGGAACACTTTGGTTTCATCCAGCTCGTTTGTTGTCCTTTCCAGCTCAGCCGAAAGCATGTTTATCCTTTCCTGAAGAGCAATCTCTTTCCCTGCGGTAGCATCGAGCTGCTTTTTCATGGTAAAGGTTTTCTCGACCAACTCCTGCTTTTCAGCTTCGACCTGAGGTAAGCATTCGAGCGCCGATTTCTCAGCTTCGAGCGTGGTGGCCTTTTCTTTGACCATCTCGGCCTCAATGTCTCCCACAACATACTGGCACATGACGTCGCCGTCAACGATACGAAACGGAGGATACTCATCACTTTTACAAGGCACTCCTGAAAGAAAAAGTATTCCCTCAATTGTGGTCTGGAGGATGCCCTTGGAAATCTGGCAGAGACGCCCCCGTTTCGTCATTCCGTGGTTATCACGGTCGATATAAAAAGCTTCTTCGCCATTCCTTCGGACATTCAGCAGAAAATCAACTTCTGGTGTAAGCGCATACTTGTTCTTGGTATCCTTATGGCTCTTGGCATAAACGCGTATGGCCACCATGCCTTCCTTTTCGGGGCTGATCATCAAAAATGAAACAGTTTCGCCAACCCTGCAACTGATAGGAACAGAAGAACCAAGCAGTTTAATTGTGTTAATACCTGATCCATTGATGATAATCTGTCCGTCCTCGGTCATATTTCCGATACTTAATACATTGTCAGGTCTCATACCTTTCTCCTTTGAAGTGTTTCCTGGTAAACCAGGTGTTAAAGGACTTTTCGGCTCTGCGAAGCAGCAACCTAGGCAAATTAGCCCTTGCCATATAGGGTGTCCAATAATGAACTCCCTATATTAGCATAAAAATAGCTCAAAGTCAATAGCTATGCTTGAAAAAAAATCCAGCCATGAAGCACATTCTTGGCTGAATTTTCTGATTTGATATGATTTTGATCTGTTTAATCTACATGTTTATGTTGTTCCGGTCGAAATGCCGGTGCACATGTTACGACGAGCGATAACTCTTTCGCATCCACCCAAAACTTCTCCCCTTTGTCAAAAAGGTACATGTCCCCCGCCTCGATCTCACAATCGCCTTTTTCAGAATGAATACTGGCAGTTCCAGATTGCACATAATAAATTTCTTCTACTTCAAGATTGACCACCCGTCCTTCATCCGGAAACCGTCCATTGATGTATGCCGTCGCGACATTGAAATTTTGGTTATGCATATCGTACTCCCATACAGTGCACTTCTCTGAATTAGAGACTTTTTTTGCGTGTGCTTTTTTGACCAACATAATGTGATTGTAAAAATATTTACGTTATAACCCCATCATAACACAGAAAAACTCTTTCGTGATCACACATTTTTGCTGCATAAGTTATACACACCCTCTCCTTGCACACTTTTTGCCTTTTGTTGTATAATATACTCATAGAGGTGTTATTGGGAGGTTCTCACGAAACGAGGTAAAACAAATAGACAATCGCATATCCGCTATCAAAATGTGTATTTTGAAAACAAAAGACAGTTTCATGTAAATGGGGATTGTCTTTTGTTCTTTTAAAAATCCGTGTCAAAAAACAAAAAATTATTTTACAAAAAAGGAGGACTTTTCTATGTACTACTCAAATGACGGAGAACTGTTCTCCATTGTACATCCACACCAACATCTGTTAAAAGGCTGTGTAAATTGCAAGTTGTTGTGGATCAACACAGAACAGAAAATTCATCTTGCTGAAGAAGAATTTTGGATTTTTTGCAAAGCGATGTACACACTCAATCAAAGACGGTTGACTGCGGATGAACTCGCCCAACACAATATCCATTTTACCAGCATGATCTGCGCGCCATGTTTTCATGTTTCTCGCGGTGAAAAATATCGCGAAAAACAACGCACTGAAGGAAATTTTCCATGTTTTGGCAGTGCAATAAACGGGTATTGCGATCAAAGTTCCTGCACGTACAGGAGCAGATGCATCACGTGGCAAAGTCGTAGTGACCCAAGTAGACAGGATTACTATGAACATGTTTCCCATCAAATTGCACATCGCATGCCTATATCCATGAAGCATTAGTGCGCCATGCACAAAATAATTCCCTACAAAACATCTTTCCGTTAATTGGAATGACGTTTCTGCAGGGAATTTTATTTTGTTCCAAAATTTTTTTGTTACTGTATTTTTATATTTGTCACGTCTTTATATTTTTCATGGTCTTGTCCATATCTCTCATGTGTCAAAAAAACAAAAACCACACACCCCATTGCCAAAAGCACAATGATGTATGTGATAAATTTCTCCATATGCACAGATAAAAAAATTATATTTTTCACTGTTATCGTCTTGAGAGGAATGTTTCTACAGACCGAGACTCGTCACATGGTAGGAATAGGTATAAGCATTTTTTATCGCAACCTCTTCGATCGCTTTTCGCACAGCACCCCACTCAAATGTATAGGTATATTCTTTGCCAAACAGATCTGACTGTTCGTTGATGTTCTCTTCCCGTGGTTGACCAAATCCTGTTTTGTATGTTGTGGTCTTAAACCCAAATCCCGGACTCATATCCATATCCGTTCCGCCGGACAATCCCATACCGGACTCTTTGAGATATTCCGTAAACCGCACTTCTTTCTTTTCTTCATCGATACGAAATCGCGCCACGTACGTTAGTTTCTTTTTTGAGAGAAATGCTTTACGTTCCGCGATCACAGCGGAAAATTCATGGATCCCATTTTTTTCACTCCATGTGCCTGCGATAAAAGACAGAGCATTTTTTATATCATTGATCATACAGCCTATTATTATATGTGATTCCATTATACCATAAAAAGTACCCTCTCGTGCAATAAATCAATCCCTTATCGGCACTTCTTCCGGCGGTGCTGACACTGACGTTTCCTTTGCTTTTGCATCAAAAACACTCATATCGCGTCCACCATACTGCCACATATACACATCACGCGCAACAGGAACCGTCGTGGAGGATAATTCACCGGTTTGTCCTTCTACCATGATCGCCAAAACCATTTCCGGATGATCATACGGCGCATAGGACACAAACCATGAGTGCACACTGTCCCCATTGCCAAACTGCGCCGTACCGGTTTTTCCCGCAATGGCAACATTTAAATTTTTGAGCATTGTCGCCGTCCCATCAGTCACTGTTTGTCGCATTCCTTCCTGAATAATTTTGATATCCTGCGGATCACCCAAGTGATCGCGGATGATCTTTGGTTCAATTGTAGTTGTCGTGTCCGTCGTTTTATGCACAATATGTGACACAACATGCGGTTCATATAATGTCCCTCCATTTGCAATTGCCGCAATTGCATTTGCAACTTGTAGCGCAGTTGCCGTCACAAATCCCTGCCCGATCGCCGCATGATATGTGTTACCAACATACCATCTTTCTCCGAGCGTATCTTCCTTCCATTTTTTGTCAGGATAAAAACCGCTCACTTCTCCGGAGAGATCGATACCCGTCTTTTCTCCATAGCCGAATTTTGTCATGTATTCTTTCATCCGCTCAATACCCAAACCCACCACATCCCCATTGCCTCCGCCGACAGTATAAAAATACACATCGCTCGATACAGCGATTGCTCGCCGCAGATCCGTAAAACCGTGTGCACGCCAATCTCCAAAGAAAAACGATCCAATTTGCAGTCCGCCACGACTCTCGATTTGATAGTCCGGTGAAACGATATGCTCTGCCAACACCGCTGCCGCCATGATCGGCTTTACCGTTGATCCCGGCGCATACGCCCCACCGATCGCACGATTGAAAAGCGGACGATTCTCATCGGTGATCCAGTTGTTATATGTATCATGATCAATACCCTGCGCAAAAACATTGTTGTCATATGATGGCAAACTGACAATCGCGCGCACCGCACCGTCACGCGGATCGATCACTACCGCAGTAGCACGCTTGGTCTTGGCACGTTCCAACTCTTTGCTGAGACGATCAAAAAGAAACTTCTGTAATTCCGCGTCAATATTGAGATAGAGATCCCCACCGGCAACTGGCGCAACGTCAACCAGATCTTTCACAACATTGCCACGACTGTCCACAAGCATTTGCTGTGCACCATGTGTCCCGTGGAGATCTTTTTCGTAGTAGTATTCCACACCGGTTTTACCAATGCGATCGATCAACAAATAATCCGGATGCTCCTCATGTTCTTCTTTTTTGATCAGACCTTCATATCCGATAATATGCGCAAACTTTTCTCCATCCGCATAATGACGAATTGCAAATTGCTGAATACGCACACCGGACAATTCACTTTCCTGCGCCTTGAAATCCAACGATTGTTCATGGGTGATATTTTCTTTGACAACCGTTTCGCTGCCAGACGCACGTGCCATATCAAAAGCCTCCGCAACATCGCTTTCATTTATCGCAAGAATTTGTGCAAGACGCGCGACAATGTTACGTTGCATCTCTTCATCGTGTGGCAACAACTTCGGATCGACGACGATACTGCGACTTGGCATATTATTTGCCAACAGCGTTCCATAAAAATCAAAAATTTCTCCTCGCGGTGCAATGATCGGCACAGATTGCACACTATTTCCCGATGCGACAAATGCATAATAATCACCTTTCACCACAGAAAGATAAAATACCCGCGAAGTAAGTGTGATGAGACTGCCGGCAATAACGATCCAAAAAATCGTCAACCATCGCCGGTCAAAATCAAATGACATGCGCGCAATTTCTTTTTCAGACGCCGTAAGTACGGCGTCTTCAATTTCATTTCTGTATTTTGAAATTTTTTGTAATCGCATATGGTTTCTTATATATGTCCGCGCGCGTCATCATGCGCATATACTCTGATAATTTTTTCGACAAAACCGATACCCCGCAAAAGTATTATAAAGACACATGCCGTCAAAGCGATCGCCCCGCCATACATCCATACCCCATAAGACACACGATGCACATAGATCATATTTACACAGAGATCAGCGACAAGAGCGATGCCTTGTATTACAAGAAAAAGCCATACCGCGCCCGCATTATTACTACGCACCAATTGTGTCCTTACTGTATCAAAAACATATGCGGAAATGATCATTGCGCAAAAAAATACACCCCACCGATCATACCACATGACGCTCAAACACAAGGCGCACACAATGATCCATATACCGATTTCTTTCATGTCACGCACGCAGAGCCATATGCATATGAAAATGACACCACCAAAAAGCGGGATACTCCCAATGCCCGCATAAATACCCGCAAGCATACATGCGACAAGGAGAAGGATTGTGCGCAAAATCGACTGAACCATATTATTTTTTTATGACAAAAAGCGTCCGCAAATCACCCAAAGCAACGAGTGGTACAATTGTTGCTTTTTGGAACAATTGATCCTCTGTTGTGGAGACATTTTGTACGTGACCGACTGATAACCCTCGCGGGAAACGCGTACCGATCGACGATGTGATGAACATTTCCCCGTTTTCCACCACATCATCCTTTTTTATATCCTCAACAACTGCCGAAAGTCCATGATTGCCCCGCATGATCGCCTCAGCGCCACCTTTTGCGCCAACAACGTTTACTACACTGTCAGGATGCGTGATCAAACGCACGCGTGAAACTGTTTGATTGACATCATCAATATACCCCACAAACACACGATCATCGATGATCACGGCCATGTTTTCTTCAATGCCTTGTTCTCTCCCCTTGTCGATCATCACCCACTGACTTCCGCCGAGTGAGTCTCTCGCGATGACATCTGCACCGATCAATGTATATTCTTCCCGTGGCAGGAGATCCAATTCTGTACGCAACAATTGATTCTCCTTTTTGATATCCATACTATATGCATTTTCAGACTCCATCCGTCTCACTGTAGCGCGCAAATCCTGATTTTGCGCATAGAGATTGCCCATGTCTGCGATCAGACCCACTGCGCTACGATATTTCACGCCAACACCATAACCGATATTTGACAATGGGGATAGAATTACCATGATACCGCTACGAATTTTTGTCATTATCCCAAACGGATTGGCAACCATCACGAGAAAAATGATCACGATGTATACACTGATATTTTTGGTTCTTTTGTTCCTATGAAGTGATTGCATGTTTTTTGTTGATACTTTTTGTTAGTCACAATTTAACGCAGTGGCGCGCCTTGATCGTTTTCGATCAGAACATCACGGAGATTTTCCAAATCCTCCAAAACAATACCGCAACCGCGCACAACAGCAGTGAGAGGATCTTCCATCATCATCACCGGCATTTTTGTTTCATTGGCGATCAATTTATCCAATCCGCGCGTCAATCCGCCACCACCGGCCAAAACGATTCCCCGTTGCATAATATCAGAAAGTAATTCCGGCGGTGTTTCCTCAATGATCGTCTTGACCGTATTGACGATAATGCGAATGCTACGTGACATTGCATCACGAATATGCTCATCAGTCACCACCACCTCTTTGGGAAGTCCTGTCACGAGATCGCGACCACGCACCTTCACGCGTAATTCCGTCTTTTGCGGATACGCACTGCCTACAGTGATTTTTGTTTCTTCTGCCGTCCGCTCACCAATAAGCAGGTTGAATTCATCACGCATGTAGCGCACGATATCTTCATTCATCTCATCACCCGCCGTACGAAGTGATCGCGCCGCCACAATACCTCCGAGAGAGATCACCGCGATCTCGCTCGTACCACCACCAATATCAACGATCATATTTCCCCCCGCATCTGTCACAGGTAGTCGTGCACCAATCGACGCCGCCATCGGCTCATCGATCAAATATGCCTCTCGTGCGCCGGCATTGATCGCCGCATCGATCACAGCACGCTTCTCCACTTCTGTGACGCCGGATGGAATACCGATAAGCACCCGTGGCCGTGGCAAGATCGAGAATGATTCTTTGTGCACTTTATCAATAAAATATTTCAACATCTGTTCTGTCACATCAAAATCACTCACTACGCCATCTACAAGAGGACGCGTTGCAACAATGTGTCCCGGCGTCTTGCCTACCATGCGTTTTGCTTCCTTACCAATCGCCAAAATTTGTCCTGTACGATTATTGACCGCAACAACAGACGGCTCATTGATCACGATGCCCTTGCCTTGCACATAGATCAGCGTATTTGCCGTACCAAGATCGATCCCAATATCTTTGGAAAGATGTCCAAAAAGCATTCCCGTGAACTTTTGTGATATTTTTTTCAATTTATTAAAAAGTCGAACCATAGTGATTGCATATACAAAATGAGAGATAAAAAAACGCCAGTCATACAACAAACTGTCTCAAAACCCCATTTGTATTTTTATTTTATAAACACCACTTATTCTACAAGAAAAAAGCCCAAACGTCAAAGCTTTTTAAAAAATCCCTCCGCCCGTTGGGCACCTCCCTTTGAAAAAGGGAGATTTAAAAATTTCCTCTTTTGTAAAGAGGCCTGCCTGCCACCTGCCTGCCGGTAGGCAGGGACTGAGGGAGATTTAACCAATTCCGCAATAAAAAAGAAAATATTAGAAAAAATGTCATTGCAAGGAACGAAGCAATCTTAAACTACTGCACCGCTCTTATACGAAAAAATCCCTCCGCCCTATCAGACGCTTCCCTTTTCAAAAGGGAAGACTGTACGCCACGATCAGTCATCCTGAACTTGTTTCAGGATCTAAATCTAAAAAAACTCTGTAACATTTAAAGATTCTGAAACAAGTTCAGAATGACATATTTTAAAATAATATTTCAATTACACCTCAAATTATTTTCGCAGAATCTTCAAAAACGCTTCCGGCGGAATTTCCACACTACCGGATTGTTTCATACGTTTCTTTCCCTTTTTTTGTTTTTCCAATAACTTTCTTTTGCGCGTAATATCACCGCCATAGAGTCCCGCGATCACATCCTTGCGAAATGCACTGATCGTTGCGCGTGCGATCACTTTTGCGCCGATCGTTGCCTGAAGCGCCACGGCAAAGTTTTGTCGCGGAAGTACTTCTTTGAGCTTGTCAACGATTTCTTTGCCGATGTGAAACGCACTTTTTTTCGGTACAATGCGAGAAAACGCATCGATCAATTCCCCGGCAACCATAATGTCCAATTTGATCAGATCGCTCTTGCGATAGCCCGACATTTCGTAATTCATCGATGCATATCCACTTGAAATACTTTTCAGTTGATCATGGAAATCCACGATCACTTCCATAAGCGGTGCATTGAAAGTCAGTTGCACACGGTCCGCATCGATATAATTCGTGTTGACATATTCTGCACGCGTTGTGTTCATGAGCTCCATGATATTTCCCAGATATGTGGACGGTGCAATAATATCCAATTTTGCATATGGCTCATGAATTTCCTCGACAATTGATGCATCCGGCAACTCTGCCGCTGAATAAATATCGATCAGTTCATCAGAATTTTTCTTTCGTATTTTATACACGACACTCGGCGTTGTGATCGTCGGTTGCAGACCGAATTCACGATCCAATCGCGCTTGGATGATCTCCAGATGAAGCAGTCCCAAAAAGCCACAACGAAATCCCCGCCCCAAGGCTTGATTGCTCTCCGGCTCAAAACGAAACGCCCCATCATTGAGTGTGAGTTTATCCATTGCATCCCGCATCACATTGTATTCCCCACCATCCACAGGATAAAAGCTCGCATACACCATCGGTTTGACCACGCGATACCCGGGAAGCTGTACAATGCGATCATAGTTTTTTTCTTTATTGCTCTGTTTCAATGTGACCGTATCACCAACCCTGCACTCCACAACCGTTTTGAACCCCGTGGCGATATAGCCGATATCTCCCATCGTGAGCGTGTCGCATGCATCATATTGCGGACGGAAGTGCCCGAGCTCAACGATACCACTATCTTTTTTTGTCGCCATCATATGAATGTCGTCCCTTTTGGAAATCGCGCCATCCACCACCCGCACATACGCCAAGACACCCTTATACGAATCGTACACGCTGTCAAAGATCAATGCGCGAAAATCAGCATTTTCATTTCCCCGCGGTGCCGGCACACGATCGATCACCACTTTCAATAACTCCTCCACGCCCTCGCCCGTCTTCCCGCTCACAGCCAAAATCTCCTCCTCTTTGCATCCGAGGATATGGATCACTTCTTTCTTTACTTTTTCCACATCCGCATTTGGCAGATCGATCTTGTTGAGCACAGGAATGATCTCCAGATCATGCTCCAATGCAAAATAGAGATTGGTCAATGTCTGCGCTTGCACA encodes:
- the lepA gene encoding translation elongation factor 4, producing the protein MKNIRNFCIIAHIDHGKSTLADRLLEVTGTVEKRKMKEQMLDGMDLERERGITIKLQPVQMKYTYKSSSRSSFTKGGEEGIEYTLNLIDTPGHVDFAYEVSRSLAAVEGAILLVDASQGVQAQTLTNLYFALEHDLEIIPVLNKIDLPNADVEKVKKEVIHILGCKEEEILAVSGKTGEGVEELLKVVIDRVPAPRGNENADFRALIFDSVYDSYKGVLAYVRVVDGAISKRDDIHMMATKKDSGIVELGHFRPQYDACDTLTMGDIGYIATGFKTVVECRVGDTVTLKQSNKEKNYDRIVQLPGYRVVKPMVYASFYPVDGGEYNVMRDAMDKLTLNDGAFRFEPESNQALGRGFRCGFLGLLHLEIIQARLDREFGLQPTITTPSVVYKIRKKNSDELIDIYSAAELPDASIVEEIHEPYAKLDIIAPSTYLGNIMELMNTTRAEYVNTNYIDADRVQLTFNAPLMEVIVDFHDQLKSISSGYASMNYEMSGYRKSDLIKLDIMVAGELIDAFSRIVPKKSAFHIGKEIVDKLKEVLPRQNFAVALQATIGAKVIARATISAFRKDVIAGLYGGDITRKRKLLEKQKKGKKRMKQSGSVEIPPEAFLKILRK